GGGCGGTCTTCACAACGGCGCGGCCCCCGTTCGCATCGATGAACGCCTGCAGCGACGATTCGTCGGCGACAGCGGCCCACGCGGGGATCGGAACGCCAAGTTCGGCAAGCTTCTCACGCATCAGGATCTTGTCTTGCGCATATTGCAGCGCGTGCGGGCGCGGGTGCACCTGCTTGCCGCGGCGCTCAAGCTCGGTGAGGATCTCGTGAGGCACGTGCTCGTGATCGAAGGTGATGACGTCGACGGTTTCGGCGAACGCGTACACAGTCTCTGGGTCGCGATAGTCGCCAACCATGTCGGCCGCCCGCTGGGCGCTCATGCCTTCGGTTTCGGCGAGCACTGAGATCTCGAGCCCCAGGTGGATTGCCGGCGGCACCATCATTCGGGCGAGCTGGCCACCGCCGATGACGCCGACGCGGATTGAGGTCTTCGCAGCAGGTTCCTGGTTCTCGCTCACCACACCATTCTGCCGCATTCGCGTCGGGCGCGGAGCCATAAGCTACTCGAAGAGCCTGAAGGCGTCGCTCGGCTCGCCTGACTCCGGAGTCCCGAGCCTTGGATCGAGACCTGTCGCGATCCAAGCGGAGGTGAGCAGTAGCGCCCGACAGATGAAGTTGAACCACAAGAGCAGACCAACGAAGATCGCGAACGGCGCAAGGAGCGGATTACTCGTCGCGCCTCCGAGCAGCGCGGTGCCGAGAAGCTTCAGGCCGAAAAGGGCTGCAGCGCCGACCATGCACCCGGTGATGAGGTTCCACCAGCCGATACGCACCTCGGCGAGGTAGCGGTGAATCGCGACGAGCACGAGCACGTCGAAGACGTACATCGCCCCGTAGCGAACGAATGTGCCGATACCGCCGAAGAACCAGTTGTCGGCGCTGACGCCGAGCCACGACAGCAGGAGGTCCGTGAGGTTCGAGCTCACGAGCACAAGCGCCGCCGACACGATGATCGCGATGAAGAATGCAACGGCAAGCGCAAAGTCGCGCACCTTGAGCAGCACCGCGTTGCGGTACTCCTTCACTTCAAGGCCGAAGATGATGCGGATCGACCGGCGGGTTCCAGTGAACCAGTTGATCGCGACCCAAACGAGCGACAGGCCGGCGATCACCGAAGTCCAGTCGAGCGCGCGAGTCTCGAGGAGCGATTGCACAGGCACCGCCGCGTCTGCACTGCCCTCTCCAAGCAGCCCTGGCACGAAGACGTTGATTTGTTCAATGATCGTGGCAAGCAGTTCTGGTTGGCCGCGCAGCATGATGCTGAAGACGCTGAACCCGACGACGAGGCCGGCAAACACGGCGAACAGCGCTTGATAGCTCATGCCCCCGGAGAGCACGCTTCCCCCGACGTCGGTAAAGTGCGAGAACGTTCGGTACGGCCGGGTGCGCTGAATGCGCTGCCAGATACTCATCCCGCGGGCGATCACACCTGGCCGCGGGCTTGCATTCATGTGAGCGAGTGTAGCGCGGGCGGGAGCACGTTTCATGTCCCCGCCCGCGCGTCACTTCAGCTACTGGCTGTGTCGCGCAGATCGTCGGGCCCGCGCCAAGCCTGCGAACGCCGTGCCCGCTCCAGCAAGCAACACGAGCATCGCAGCAGTTGCGAATGCCCAGACTCCGGCGCTGCCAGTCTCGGAGAGCGGCTCAGGTGTCACAGGCGGCTCCGGAGTGACAGGCGGCTCGGGATCAACAGGCGGCTCTGGATCTACAGGCGGCTCGGGGTCGACGGGCGGCTCGGGGTCGATGGGCGTGTACCCATTCACGAACTGCACTCGCGTCGGCGCAGCGTTGGCGCCCTCACGGATGTGAACCTCAGCCGTCGAGCCGTCAGCAGAAGGGAATACCCCTTCGCCAACGTCAATCGCCCGCACGTTCTCGCCGAATGCGCCGAGCGACCCGGCCTCCACGACCGAACAGTTGGCGCCAATCGGGATGCCGTCGACGGCCACAGCGCCATCGCGTGGCACCCAGACACGCGACTTCTCCCCCAGATCGAGTGCGACTCGCTCGGGCCCGGCGGCCAGACCGCTCGGTACTGTGCAGGCGAGGTCAATCGCGAACCGTTCTGGTGCACGGTCAGCGCCGAGCCCTGTGACTACCTTCGAGATCTCGAGCGTTCCGGTCTTCAGGGTGACTCCCGCGCGCTGCGGCGCGGCGGGGAGGTTCACGCGCACCCCGTTCGTTCCCCACCCGACGACACCGTGCTGGTTCCAGGCGAACTGGCGCTCAGTGAACTGCTCGAGTGTGGGGCGCAGCGCGTCGTCGGTGCCGCCGACGACGTTGACTGTCTCAAACTCGACAAGCACACTCTTGCCAGGCATGAGCGGTGATGCTTCCATGTCAACGCTGATCCGCAGGCCGGCAACCTCGGCAGCGTCGCCAGTGAAGTTCTCAAGTGGCGTCCACTCGTTCGCTGGGTTCGCGATTGTGTCGGCACACTCTGGGTCGTTGCCCCACTGGGACGTCCCCGGAGTGCCTCCCACACATGCTGCTGCATTCGTGGTGACTTCCGTGGTGTAGCTCGCCCCAGCTGGCAGGCCCGTCACCCGAATACCCGAGAGGTCTGCGAGGACGGGAGCGAATGTGCTGCCGCGCGACCCGCCGCCCGCGAGCATCGCGTCACCCGGCGCGCTGAGCATATCGACGATTGTCATGCGCGACAGCGCGTTCGTGCCTGAGTTGATGCTCTCGAGTTTCCAGGAGTCAGTCGCGCCGACCGCGGTATACGACGCGCATGGGCTGCGCGTGTAGTCGGAACCGACTGGCACGTAGTTGCCCGAAGCACACTCAGCTCCAGTGGCTGTGTCAAGCGCTCCGGATACGAGCTGTTCGCCAAGCGTCGGCACTGACTCGCCGCTGACTGTCTTTCGCGCTCCAACGACGGTACCGACTCGCGGCTGCACGTAGTTCGTGTTCGAACACCGGTTCGGTGCGTCGCTCGCGGCCGGAGCCTGCCCGTGTGCTGTGGGTTGTTCACAGACCGCGAGGGGCACGCCTGTCTCGACGACAACCTGATTGATCGCGCGGTCGCCCGCGGCGAGCGGCTCCATGATGAGACCGAGGGAGATCTCGACCTTCTCGCCGGGTTGCATGCGGGCATGCTTGCCCCAGTCGAAGACAAGGCTGCGTCCATCGTCCGAGAGGGTCACGGCTGGCGCGCCGCTCACACCGCTGACCCCGTTTGGCCCCGGCGTACTCGTCGCGGTCGGCGCAACGCCATCCCACGAGAGCGATTCGGGCAGCTCATCGGTCACCTTCGTGATCGGCAAGATACTGGTTCCGACGTTCGTGAACACGAGTTTCCACGGCGCGCTCGCGAGCGCTTCGACGCGGTGGGTCGACGTATCGTTCGGAGCCCGCTTTTCAACTCGAATGCCGTTCTCCCCCGGCGAGAACCTGACGTCGTCCACGTCGTTCGCGTCCGCCTCACCAAACGTCGTATTCGTCGCGGTCACCGTCGCGCGATTCACCACGCTGTCGGAGCGCCAGTTCACCTCGGCCCCGGGGCGCAGCTTCACACCAAACATCAACTTCGTGCTGCCCCACGAGGCATTCCAGGATTGCGCGCCTGCTGGGAAGACCGTCCCGTCCGCGCGATCAAACACGGCCGCGACGCCGCGCACCTCGCTGAGATCACCCGTGAAGTTCTCAAGGTTCAGCCACTCGTCAGCAACCCTCACCTGCAGGCGTACCCTGTCGGCGCCAGTCGGAAGCGCAGGGGTGTCAAGCGACACGAGCTGGAAACGTTCCCAGAAGGCTGGCGTCGCATCCTGAATCTTCAGCGTGTTGATGGGGGCCGTCGACCCGCGCGGATCTGCGGTGAGCTCCACCCGCACGGTGGCGCCGGGGTCGCTCTCGTAGACGGTGTCGTTCGTCCGGTCTGCGTGGACGACGGACACTGTCTTTTTCAGTCCAACGTTGACGGCTGCCTGGACGAGGGCGACGTTCGCGTCGTCACGCTTCGTTGGCTGCGCAGCTGGCGCCACGACCGCGTCCCAGCCGCGCGCGACGGCTTCGTTCGGCACGTTGACGACGCTGCCGAGCTCGCCGCCACGCACGGGTTCTCCGGAGAGCCGCTCGGTCGCCCTGAGCTGCACGTCAAGACGCATCACCAGATCGTCTCCGACCTCGATGCGGTTGCCGTTCGCTGCTGGATCGGTGCCCGAATACGTTGCCGCGATCCCGATAGCGTCCGGGAGCTTGGCGAGGAACTCGGCGTCTCCATCGAGCACCTGCTGCAGGGTCCACACGGAGGTTGTGCCCGCTGGGGTGCCGTCGTAGAGCCAGAGCTCGACTGTGCTCTCGTCGGAGTTGATCGCCGCGGGCAATTTCCCGAAGCTCACCCCTGTCAACGTGAACTCGTTGAAGTGGTTGCCGGATTGCGAGCCAACCTCTGCCTCGAAGTCTCGTCCCGTGAAGGGGCTCGCGTCGATTGTGAGCTCGTCTCCTGAGGCTGGATTCGCCGTGTCGGTCACTCGAATCTTGCCGAGGCGCATACCGCCGTTGGATTCGGCGGGGGCCGTCGACGAGTTCCGGGCAGTGAGCGTGAAACGGGCGCGAGGGTAATCGGCCTGGTCGATCTCGCCCGGGTTCGGGGTCACGAGGCGCACACTCTTGCTGGCATCTCCCCCGGGCAACGGTTCCACCCGCTTGGTGAGTGTCACGTTCGTCGCGCCGTCAAGGATCTGAATCGTGTCGTTTGCCCGCTCCGACACCGGCTGGCCGGTCTCGGGAACCGCGGTCACGCTGAAGACGTTGTCTACGCACCCGTCGCCGCCGCCCTCACAGTTGAACGAGGTGCCCGCCTCCTTCACCCACTTCACGGACCCATTGGCCGTGCGGGCGCGGTCGCGCAGTTGCCACTCAAGGGCGTACTCGCGAATTTCACCTGACGTACTCACGCCTGTCCCCGGCGCGGGCGCGGTGAGATCAGGATCAGCGCCCGCGTGCGCGGCCTCGCGTGCTTCGCGGTTCTCGCCGAGCACGAGTCGGACGCCGAGCGTTGTCGCCCGCTCGTCGGCGGTGAGCGTGTAGCCAACGAAGCCCTTCTCGTTCATCCAGCCGCTGCCAGGGGCGGGCACTGCGAGCCACTCGCTCCCGTTCCACAGCTCGACCGCGGTGACGGCGTCCCAGCGCAGCATCGCGTCATGGGCGACGCCGGCGGCATTTCCGGCGAAGTGGATTGGGCGAACGCGCGTCAGGTCGAAGGCCTCGAACACCGTGCCAGCGCCGGAAGCTGTTGGACTCGCTGGATCCTGTAGCAGAACTGTCGGGTAGGTTCCCGCAGTCAGCGCCCACGACTGGGTCGTAAAGGTTATCGCGCCTGACTGCGAGGTGAGGGCGCCGTGACCCCACGTCTTCTGCGCCCACAGCGCACCGTCATTGCCTGGCCCCGTGCCGGGGCGTGGGCGGACGCCAACCTGTACCTTGCTCGTCTCCGTGCCAGTGACGACGCGGTCGTCGAGCTTACCCTCAGCCGTCACGGTCGCGACGTTCTCGTATTTGACTGCCCGCTCGAAGTCTGTCGCCGTCGGAGTCGTCGCTTCGCTCCGCAGCGTCTGCCGCGCGGTGAAGGAGATGTTCGGTTTCACGAGCGTCGTCTGTGAGAAGCC
Above is a window of Leucobacter aridicollis DNA encoding:
- a CDS encoding YihY/virulence factor BrkB family protein; this translates as MNASPRPGVIARGMSIWQRIQRTRPYRTFSHFTDVGGSVLSGGMSYQALFAVFAGLVVGFSVFSIMLRGQPELLATIIEQINVFVPGLLGEGSADAAVPVQSLLETRALDWTSVIAGLSLVWVAINWFTGTRRSIRIIFGLEVKEYRNAVLLKVRDFALAVAFFIAIIVSAALVLVSSNLTDLLLSWLGVSADNWFFGGIGTFVRYGAMYVFDVLVLVAIHRYLAEVRIGWWNLITGCMVGAAALFGLKLLGTALLGGATSNPLLAPFAIFVGLLLWFNFICRALLLTSAWIATGLDPRLGTPESGEPSDAFRLFE
- a CDS encoding DUF5979 domain-containing protein, with amino-acid sequence MRQQARRTLAKLLAGGLTAMLVGTAVVASSGAAPAAASEGASIMLAKKIKQGDGDYVDAVRDLRPGDSVTYWVEFRVNDADADGPVRVTDVLPEEFAGWQLSGLTALVGGSTTGVTLSLPGVTDGAAPEGAVGGIVGQTQAERVISVGVERPVQAGATNPEGLGMSTRDTGVLEYTLTVPEGLAADDPLLRRDLTNTATFTAKAGAQELQAADSAVIAVDNPIAIDVAPAKTWAPAAQGYQPGAQSTLDIRATQASNVAATRLSLQDPARPELAPEGATELPEGNPFNYIDFAGFVSPADPTTQLPTGATSATVDVYRFANGTWNWVAWDASIPNADIGGVRLNYEGTIAPGAVASQQFAATQRAAHRTSGAELSDGYAIANDVRATVAADGQDPVSKDAEAPFAVSPQVIGVDAQKRFFAAPGGAETDELTGVTAGDSVGVVLRAINSDMPASTVLDSLTIAEPAEGSHEDFFGDQLRFEGFGQTDAAAAWPAGATGATLTWSYSDGTKDPVNLVAGAALPGPAAGKTVAGFELTFTGAIKPGASSELRYELGSSSAESFVAPGGQTAKLKNVIAVTGGREGLEPDTSIASATVGYVAPRIDTSITKRVGPGVVSAGQDVVVQLDTEVKTEGGRTKPTEIVVEDALTVDGTFWDAFDAKQILPPITRPANSGDPITQADLEIRYMDADGAWKTLAHNPDEATPIDVPSGATGIRFVYTNAEGFSQTTLVKPNISFTARQTLRSEATTPTATDFERAVKYENVATVTAEGKLDDRVVTGTETSKVQVGVRPRPGTGPGNDGALWAQKTWGHGALTSQSGAITFTTQSWALTAGTYPTVLLQDPASPTASGAGTVFEAFDLTRVRPIHFAGNAAGVAHDAMLRWDAVTAVELWNGSEWLAVPAPGSGWMNEKGFVGYTLTADERATTLGVRLVLGENREAREAAHAGADPDLTAPAPGTGVSTSGEIREYALEWQLRDRARTANGSVKWVKEAGTSFNCEGGGDGCVDNVFSVTAVPETGQPVSERANDTIQILDGATNVTLTKRVEPLPGGDASKSVRLVTPNPGEIDQADYPRARFTLTARNSSTAPAESNGGMRLGKIRVTDTANPASGDELTIDASPFTGRDFEAEVGSQSGNHFNEFTLTGVSFGKLPAAINSDESTVELWLYDGTPAGTTSVWTLQQVLDGDAEFLAKLPDAIGIAATYSGTDPAANGNRIEVGDDLVMRLDVQLRATERLSGEPVRGGELGSVVNVPNEAVARGWDAVVAPAAQPTKRDDANVALVQAAVNVGLKKTVSVVHADRTNDTVYESDPGATVRVELTADPRGSTAPINTLKIQDATPAFWERFQLVSLDTPALPTGADRVRLQVRVADEWLNLENFTGDLSEVRGVAAVFDRADGTVFPAGAQSWNASWGSTKLMFGVKLRPGAEVNWRSDSVVNRATVTATNTTFGEADANDVDDVRFSPGENGIRVEKRAPNDTSTHRVEALASAPWKLVFTNVGTSILPITKVTDELPESLSWDGVAPTATSTPGPNGVSGVSGAPAVTLSDDGRSLVFDWGKHARMQPGEKVEISLGLIMEPLAAGDRAINQVVVETGVPLAVCEQPTAHGQAPAASDAPNRCSNTNYVQPRVGTVVGARKTVSGESVPTLGEQLVSGALDTATGAECASGNYVPVGSDYTRSPCASYTAVGATDSWKLESINSGTNALSRMTIVDMLSAPGDAMLAGGGSRGSTFAPVLADLSGIRVTGLPAGASYTTEVTTNAAACVGGTPGTSQWGNDPECADTIANPANEWTPLENFTGDAAEVAGLRISVDMEASPLMPGKSVLVEFETVNVVGGTDDALRPTLEQFTERQFAWNQHGVVGWGTNGVRVNLPAAPQRAGVTLKTGTLEISKVVTGLGADRAPERFAIDLACTVPSGLAAGPERVALDLGEKSRVWVPRDGAVAVDGIPIGANCSVVEAGSLGAFGENVRAIDVGEGVFPSADGSTAEVHIREGANAAPTRVQFVNGYTPIDPEPPVDPEPPVDPEPPVDPEPPVTPEPPVTPEPLSETGSAGVWAFATAAMLVLLAGAGTAFAGLARARRSARHSQ